The following proteins come from a genomic window of Flavobacteriales bacterium:
- the gldN gene encoding gliding motility protein GldN, protein MLKNCIKISALLTVLTTQGILFNTISAQQVLPSSGVTVESNVLDGVYVQEHIPTKRVVQYASLREADVLWSKRVWRTIDLREKINHPLFYPLEPLSDRRSLWDVIRYGVLEEGAMTVYKLGADLDDQFKFPVKPKNGNAQDPEFQKELESFFGSTEEVPVMDENDEFVYDEETGDQLFRTEAVPYTSSQIIRYEIKEDWFFDKQRSVMDVRIIGISPVVHYTNQETGDIMGKKNLFWLYFPECRYTFQNFFVYNGDNDAMRMSFDDLFWKRRFSSFIHKESNVFDRNISQPYDGVDALLESERIKKEMFLIEHDVWNL, encoded by the coding sequence ATGTTAAAAAATTGTATTAAAATATCCGCCTTACTTACTGTATTAACCACACAGGGAATTTTATTCAATACTATTTCTGCTCAACAAGTATTGCCAAGTTCAGGTGTTACTGTAGAGTCAAATGTTTTGGATGGGGTGTATGTGCAAGAACATATTCCAACCAAGCGAGTGGTTCAGTATGCTTCGCTAAGAGAAGCTGATGTATTATGGTCAAAACGAGTTTGGAGAACGATTGATCTTAGAGAGAAGATCAATCATCCACTATTTTATCCATTAGAACCATTATCTGATAGAAGATCTCTTTGGGATGTGATTCGATATGGAGTGTTGGAAGAAGGGGCTATGACAGTTTATAAATTAGGAGCAGATTTAGATGATCAATTCAAATTTCCTGTTAAACCTAAAAATGGTAATGCACAAGACCCAGAATTTCAAAAAGAACTAGAAAGCTTTTTTGGTTCAACTGAAGAAGTTCCCGTTATGGATGAAAATGATGAGTTTGTATATGACGAAGAAACAGGAGATCAGTTGTTTAGAACAGAAGCAGTACCATATACTTCATCACAGATTATTCGTTATGAAATCAAGGAAGATTGGTTTTTTGATAAGCAACGTTCTGTAATGGATGTTAGAATTATTGGAATCTCTCCTGTAGTTCATTATACCAATCAGGAAACAGGTGATATCATGGGGAAGAAAAACTTATTTTGGTTATATTTCCCAGAATGTCGTTATACTTTCCAAAACTTCTTTGTTTACAATGGAGATAACGATGCTATGAGAATGTCTTTTGACGATTTGTTTTGGAAAAGAAGATTTTCTTCATTTATTCATAAAGAAAGTAACGTGTTTGACAGAAACATTAGCCAACCTTATGATGGTGTAGATGCTTTATTAGAGTCTGAACGTATCAAAAAAGAAATGTTCTTAATAGAACATGATGTTTGGAATCTATAA
- the gldL gene encoding gliding motility protein GldL, with protein MSGSSFFESRKFKTVMKFVYGWGGAVVIVGALFKILHIPGPMLTIGLLVEAGIFVLSAFEPLHEDPDWTLVYPELALGHADGEHALPVAEEEEVMEAIEESTEDNGSVVEQLDGMLAEAKIEPELIASLGDGLRNLSTSANQLGSISDASAATEEFVGNIKSASSRVGKLSEAYEEAATSLMGLTSTEEEGANFGEAMQKVSGNLSALNNVYEMQLKGASEHLETTEKMYGGINELMTNLHASLDDTKKYKETMAELSKNLTELNSVYGNMLSAMSGGNRA; from the coding sequence ATGAGTGGAAGTAGTTTTTTTGAAAGTAGAAAGTTTAAAACAGTAATGAAATTCGTTTACGGATGGGGAGGAGCTGTTGTAATTGTAGGAGCACTATTTAAAATTCTTCACATCCCAGGTCCCATGCTTACTATTGGACTGTTAGTGGAGGCAGGAATATTCGTGTTATCTGCATTTGAACCATTACATGAAGATCCAGATTGGACACTTGTTTACCCTGAGTTAGCTTTAGGTCATGCAGATGGAGAGCATGCTTTACCAGTAGCTGAAGAAGAAGAAGTAATGGAAGCTATTGAAGAAAGTACTGAAGATAATGGGTCTGTTGTAGAGCAATTAGATGGTATGTTAGCTGAAGCTAAAATAGAACCAGAATTAATTGCTAGTTTAGGAGATGGATTAAGAAACTTAAGCACTAGTGCAAATCAATTAGGAAGCATTTCTGATGCTTCAGCAGCAACAGAAGAATTTGTTGGTAATATTAAATCAGCATCATCTAGAGTTGGAAAATTATCTGAAGCTTATGAAGAAGCTGCAACTTCATTAATGGGGTTAACTTCTACAGAAGAAGAAGGAGCTAACTTTGGAGAAGCAATGCAAAAAGTTTCAGGAAACTTATCAGCATTAAATAATGTTTATGAAATGCAATTAAAAGGAGCTTCTGAACACTTAGAAACTACTGAGAAGATGTATGGAGGTATCAATGAATTGATGACGAATTTACACGCATCATTAGATGATACTAAGAAATATAAAGAAACGATGGCTGAGTTAAGTAAGAACTTAACAGAGTTAAACTCAGTTTATGGAAATATGTTATCTGCTATGAGTGGTGGTAATAGAGCTTAA